One genomic region from Cryptococcus gattii WM276 chromosome C, complete sequence encodes:
- a CDS encoding uncharacterized protein (Similar to SGTC gene model, INSD accession EAL21683.1): MGLFTASAPAVLQPVHPPLGIHPAYTSHPQPVTLVLKERVFSFSGDDFGITDTNGQVVVRCKGKVLSFTDRKVITDPNGQFLFAIRNKLIAIHKTFVGEDAHENEIFRIKKKLSFGSHMVATFHNPATNSPTTLVLKGDFWGGSADIAIEDGPVVAQISRKLFNAREFWGDKQTYFVTVAPGVDLSLIAALCICFDETKNEENR, translated from the exons ATGGGTTTATTTACAGCTTCTGCTCCAGCCGTACTCCAACCGGTCCACCCCCCACTTGGTATCCACCCTGCATACACTTCGCACCCTCAGCCCGTGACGCTCGTCCTGAAGGAGCGAGTCTTTTCGTTTAGCGGCGACGACTTTGGAATAACGGATACGAACGGACAAGTGGTGGTGAGATGTAAGGGGAAAGTGCTCTCGTTTACGGATCGTAAGG TGATCACCGATCCAAATGGCCAATTCCTCTTTGCTATCCGCAACAAGCTTATCGCCATCCACAAGACATTCGTCGGCGAGGACGCACATGAGAACGAAATATTCCGTATCAAAAAGAAACTCTCTTTCGGTTCCCACATGGTCGCTACTTTCCACAACCCTGCCACCAATTCTCCTACGACACTTGTTTTGAAAGGAGACTTCTGGGGGGGTTCGGCTGATATAGCCATTGAGGATGGACCGGTAGTGGCGCAGATTTCGAGGAAGTTGTTTAATGCTCGAGAGTTTTGGGGTGATAAACAAACT TACTTTGTGACAGTAGCCCCAGGCGTGGACCTATCTCTCATAGCAGCGCTCTGTATATGCTTCGATGAGACGAAAAATGAGGAAAATAGATAA